AGTATGAATGGATCTGATGATCTTCCAGAGTCTGTAGAGAAAATACTCTATGGAATTGAAAAGGCAAGGGGTGTTATGATAGCTACTGCCGACTCCCATAATAACTATGGAAGGGAGGAGATCGATGAGGAAGCGATAGCTGAGATCGCGGTTAACTCTATAGAAAAGATAAGGAGCCATGGAGGAGATAAAACCCTGGTGGGCTATGGAGAAGCATATGTGGAGAGACCTTGTAAGGGTATGTGTATAGGGAGGGTCAAAGCTATTGTTTTTAGAAATAGTAATGGTGACTTCGCAATGATCTACCTATACGGGAATAATATACATAAAACGGCAAGAAGAATCATAGTGGAAACAGCTATTAAAATGGGTTTCAGAGATGTTGAGGTGATCACACCAGATGATCACAGCTGTGCAGCGGAATCGCTTGGCACAGCATATACAGCTATACATCCATGCCAAGGACTTATAAATGCTATAGTTTCTGCTTTACATATAGCTCTAGAGGATCTCAGGCCAGCTAGGATAGCATGTAGAGAGTATATATGGGGTGATGCACCGTTCATGGGTAGGGTGGTGTGGAATTACTTAAAAGCCCTTGAGGTTCTAGGGCCTCTAACATCAAAGCTATGGGTTGTAACCCTAATAGTTTCAATAGCTGTTACATCAGCTATTGCCTCCCTATTCTGGCTATAAATCTCTATCGTTTTATCTATTAGATGTAAAATTATCTTTTCTCATACTTTCCTAGACTCTTTAAAATACTATCTATTAACATTAATATCTCATCGATTGTGGATCTGCAGGTGAGGATCTTATCTACGCTACATTCTAAACTTAATATAATCCTCTCCCCGGAGTATCTAATATCTATAGCCATTCCCTCGGGTATGTCTATATTATCTGGCTCTAAAGATCTTTTTATTAAAGAGGGATCTATTCCGTGTGTATCTATCTCACAATATATCTTAATACTCAAATACCAATCACACCCACAGCTTCTGGTATATCCTCTATATCATCTACGATCAATAGCCCTGATGGATAAACCTTTAATCCCCTTATACTCTGTGGATCATAGGGCCCTTCGATTGGAAATGCGTATCCCCCGCTAGTCTCGTAAACAGCATATCCCTGATAGTGGGATAGTGAGGTGAGTATCTTGTGCACAGGCCAGACTATGTTAAGGGGTATACTTGGATATGCTGTAAACATTCTACCCTTTACAGAGTATGTTGATACCTTCTTACTCTTATCAAAAATCTCAGATAGATATGCAAGGATCTCCTTTTTAACATAGATACATTTATAGGAGATAGCTGAGATCCCTGGGAGGCCTGTGGATATAAATGCAGCTATCTCGGAAGATCCTGCTTGTAGATGTCCTAAGAGGCATATATACATCTCATAGGGATCTAGGAAGGGGTAGTCCTCTCTATATATGGGCTTAAACCCTACAGATACCAATGAGACCCCCGCTATATCGTTTAAAACCTTGGAGATCTTCTTCAGAGCCTCTTTACCATCTTGAGAGGTTATCTGTGATGCTATCTCTAAAGATTTTTGCGGATTCCCACTAACATTTGGAATATATGGATCTAATGTAGTCTCTAAGATATATGCTAGATTCTCCTCAACACCGTAGCCCATGATCTTTAACCCTTCTTTAATTAAGATAGCATCGGATCCGAACATCTCTCCAAGTCCAGCTATATATCTATCCTCAACCTGTGAGAGAAGGCTTCTTGTAAAGACGCTCATATGACCGGCTACTATAGCGCTTCTAAGCTCTCTAGGCAGTTGATATAGATTGGATATGGCCTCGGCAACTTCATGGGATATGGAGGACGGTGTTTGGACAACGATCCAATCACCGATCTTTGTTAAGCCTTCCCTCCTCCTTATTATAGCCACACCACCACCTATCCTAGGGGGTCTCGAGCCTATTACTAGGGAATAGTCACCTGGATCTGCTTGGTGCAGTAGAATCGCTGGATATATCCCTGCCTCTATGTTATGTGCGCTAAGCATTCTTATAACTGTAGATGCAGCTACAATAGAATCTATATCATGTGATACATATATCTCACAATATCCATCATCTAGAACACGTTTGAAAAACTCCTGGAGAATATTCTTAGCTGTAGTCTCCACGCTAGTCGCCAAAATGGTTAGCTCCCAACCTGTCCTGCTGCCTGCTGTGCAACTATGAGCTTTGCCCTCTCTCTATCATATTCCCAATCTGGTGGTAGCTTTCCAACCCTCTTATAATATTTAACTAGCCTCCTTATCTTAGACTCGATCTCGATCAATCCTCTCTTAGAGTGGAGATCCTTTGGATGC
This portion of the Sulfolobales archaeon genome encodes:
- a CDS encoding KEOPS complex subunit Pcc1, giving the protein MSIKIYCEIDTHGIDPSLIKRSLEPDNIDIPEGMAIDIRYSGERIILSLECSVDKILTCRSTIDEILMLIDSILKSLGKYEKR
- a CDS encoding 30S ribosomal protein S15, yielding HPKDLHSKRGLIEIESKIRRLVKYYKRVGKLPPDWEYDRERAKLIVAQQAAGQVGS